The following proteins are encoded in a genomic region of Phragmites australis chromosome 9, lpPhrAust1.1, whole genome shotgun sequence:
- the LOC133928850 gene encoding BI1-like protein produces MASETEMQPLAPAGYRHAPEMKEKVEASTVDLEAGTGEMLYPGISRGENALRWGFVRKVYGILAAQLLLTTAVSAVTVLHPTLNATLSSSPGLALALAVLPFILMIPLYHYQHKHPHNFVFLGLFTLCLSFSIGVACANTQGRIVLEALILTAGVVASLTAYAFWASKKGKEFGYLGPILFSGLTVLVLTSFIQIFFPLGPASVALFGGLGALVFSGFILYDTESLIRRHTYDEYIWASVGLYLDILNLFLTILNMLRSMQSDN; encoded by the exons ATGGCGTCAGAGACGGAGATGCAGCCGCTCGCGCCGGCGGGATACCGTCATGCGCcggagatgaaggagaaggtGGAGGCGTCCACGGTGGACCTGGAGGCGGGCACCGGGGAGATGCTGTACCCTGGGATCTCGCGCGGCGAGAACGCCCTTCGCTGGGGCTTCGTCCGCAAGGTCTACGGCATCCTCGCCGCCCAGCTACTCCTCACAACCGCCGTCTCCGCCGTCACCGTCCTCCACCCCACCCTCAACGCCACGCTCTCTTCCTCCCCAGGGCTCGCGCTCGCCCTGGCCGTTCTACCATTCATCC TGATGATCCCGCTGTACCATTATCAGCACAAACACCCGCACAATTTCGTTTTCCTGGGTTTGTTCACTTTGTGCTTGAGCTTCAGCATTGGTGTGGCTTGTGCTAACACTCAAG GAAGAATTGTGCTTGAGGCATTAATATTGACAGCTGGCGTGGTTGCTTCTTTGACTGCATATGCTTTCTGGGCTTCAAAGAAGGGCAAAGAATTCGGATATCTTGGGCCTATTCTGTTTTCTGGTCTTACTGTCCTTGTCTTAACAAGCTTTATCCAG ATTTTCTTTCCATTGGGACCTGCATCGGTAGCTTTGTTCGGCGGGCTTGGAGCTTTGGTCTTCTCAGGCTTCATTCTATATGACACCGAGAGCTTGATAAGGCGCCACACCTACGATGAGTACATCTGGGCGTCCGTTGGGCTTTACCTTGACATTCTCAACCTGTTCCTTACAATCCTAAACATGCTCAGGAGCATGCAATCTGATAACTAG